The Chroicocephalus ridibundus chromosome 3, bChrRid1.1, whole genome shotgun sequence genome includes the window gccaggacagctgacccaaactgaccaaagggatgttccataccctctgccgtctgctcagctacaaaagctaagcgagaggaggagggctggggggcattccttattacaacgcttgtctctgaaaattactctgaggtgtaaaaagctctccgtctccttcagctgcatcacattcaacaatgtttattgacagtcaaacaacatgctaactatgactctggagaatcctagctgtatggacgatcgcccgatggatgtccttcactttatcctggcgttgccggtgctgcttctgaggttggtgacttaagcgcactatcttccaccacctacagttaaaaaaaagcctgttaatgcaatagtcattaccaaacagactgacttcacactcacacagatgaaactgaggacagtgaaatgccgcttttcctttcagatcactgctgggtgtaaagtcagaaacatacagtgtactctctgctaccgatgacagcctctgtgtttaagggacggagaagagagtgttcagtgtacgccatcgcgtgccccgtttctggtatttctgttcctgactacgatttgccaccactcctggacaaagtgagcagttttacaatgcgagctgtagccacaactggcagaaatcatcccattgcagtacttcctgcactgacgacaaatgcccacacggcgacccactctgcatctaacagggtaaaaggcaacgatgagagaaaagctgaaagttccagtcggcaacactttgtcaaactggccagccctcacatccgacagctcaaccctgcacttcaaggaaccgcttggactgcctgagacagcacagtatattctaaatagctccacctcgtcttttcccgttccctgtgctgagcaactattcgttccttctagatccacgtgaagatactcggggttttacggtgagaacaaaagcagtaaccgttacttatttccagggactcggatggtcgggataattgaatccacgtgtaaagacctttgcccagccctctaagttgcagtgctagccaacaacggcagaaggaagcagcccctcaacagcagtctccatagaatcagcttattttcttgcctcccgcctcgtcaaaacttgctaaagcgatatattattagcaacacgccatgcttcaaaactaaagtcaagaaatactagtctgcgtaaactttccttttatgcttacaaatctacgaacaagaaagcagtaagcagtttgtcctaaattcagtgagggcccacaagccaaaaccaggcgcttacatctacatcagtacccaccagttataacgaaagcagaaacaccttcactgcactgctacgggaatgactgcggaagctttgtgacctgctgccttcttcccaacccaaattttccattgactcccatgagggatttgcgtattcccaagtccagccccgtcttctccacagtgttgtcctaaatcccaaagccgagacgagctgaataagtgaatgcatctaaggtctcttcttgttcctgtctctagtgagggactggcgggtgctgttgaaacccaactgcttgctctcctgtttggatctcaacaggtcccattttagaaacatcctcaattttagaaacatcctgctgaagaaacagcacgtttagcagctataaaaacgacagcatctttaaaatccaccttgtgagaaaccggttttctccttcattcctgcccaggattctttaattctggacaatattttcgccagaaaatttggtcttcgacgcacatttcctgctttagcttgttttcttactggagttaatggctttggtcttgagactggaaagcaagagggggaaattttcagcctggtgtcatccaagtgacagggaattctcccctctatttccccccgctacaagttaccttctcttgaggccagtgcaggcaaatggtaaagcttggctctctctacggccagctgcctttcaattcgtggaaggatcttgccatattgggctaatagagaatttctggcaactgctctgtcggtcaagcgatgatcgccgtcgttctgatgaaggaaaagcggaaagcaaaagcttaactaattacaagaagttccttgcacagacctctccgtgctatttcgcattagtgagcagatttcctctacgggtgtgggaaaacacctccactgcacagaacagcggcaagttctacccatccgcacacaccgatttcacctggtacttttagcaaagtggaaggaagactggaatagcaacagagcctacaacttgaagttaaaacaatgctggcactctgcagaaccttcttctgatacgcctgttatcacctgcaattttctgatatcacctgcaatttgcaaacgacttactacatagcaggctttcccttgttcttcctgaaacgccagtgccctgaatatacgggacaactggaaattaccctggacaacatgatgtgaagattaaaacaagcaagaaaaagcgacctacgcacaccacctggccgcatgacagttttcaaatgcgggacctacgacttccaaaccaccttagaagtttgagtcactggaaaactatgattccagaaaacagcaaacgcgtcacaaatccagaacacaagttcacgcttaccataagattgacattcatggattgattcagctctagtgctgcaatgtagttggcacgctgcagatggtagactaaaaggaattcttgattctgaacaccagcactggtccttaaaaacttctccaaacactcctatgagaaaaaaaaaatcattccaaaaatctgttatggctctgccttttctcttttcaaagagacgattaacatttttccttgctcccacttacttgttcggtgtctgtgaaaggcagcttcagcaagtcttccatcaggcccatctcccggcacatttcgtacatgtgttttaagaggtcttctaagtttgcctgagcggcatgttggtgcaacagaccccaagcctccaccatgcacctgtaattaatgtttcagacgtaaaggcatgttaatagcataaccaaagagatgccccaagagtcttgtactcaaagtttaaaggaaacttaggggatgatgatttctattctttgttctccattttcacaatatttgcgtgacaaaatggtggggtgtatttctttacctattggagagcaacacagtgaggagaagctgcacttccccgctgcttgccgtgggtggcctcatcagctggatgtatctgagggcttgcccatgctccccttggcacaggagggactgaataattctcttgtgctgccatgacgcggttttgattgtagcgggatgaaagagcagggccagtgaattctgtacaagttagagatcgggttttaaaatcattttctagattatagctttgtactgccatgtatgtctaactcaactctaccatacttacttcgtaatcattgtgatctagaagccaaaaaccttcaacaagcttaacaagtccccaaggcatgccaaaggcagttgcaaaggagtcgactgaagtttctgtctcactcggaaaggaacgcttgatatccagcagcaagtaaattgtctgacatcaggtatctcattaaggctaatcagtttgtaagaccaaaagtttatcacattacctttagaaaaacataatgaagtaagaatataaaagtggtaggaagcagaaaatacattcaaaacattggagcatccaacgctcaattattacagcaaataaattccacagttgggtttttccctcatgtccagcgtctataaaacagtgtaaattgtggcatccttacagtacagctcagctccgaatgattaaaactggatttaaaccagtatgcgggtcactcattggtagcgtcattttctctttctgacgtccgtttttagggacatcatctaacaagacagctctgggctataagcgtttctaagccccttgctctctaggctcccgTCGtgggttaggcaacaaacagcaaaagcaaggctgtgtatttcagcagcttaaaaaaaaagtttctgccccatgacttttctcttctccctgttgcttattccgtgtgcctgcactttcaacggaaccaaagcaagcactgtgagctgcgctggaaaacccgtgatttcagcaaaaatccggtactggtaaaccactcttagaaatcctttggctctgaaacagaaattgttttataacccatcatgggtgttttagaaaattttaaacggtgtttaaattttgagaaaaactaaggacaaatgttacgaaacaggtcggcgaccaacactgaagaacatttatgtgcatcccctggaggtgtaataaaaataactagaaaggatacaattgcgtgtttgcagttttcttcaatgctttctagcaaatagagatccagcagtgcctgaaatgaaaaattaaaagttctgagaaaacgcctgtcttccctaaatcattggcttttgggtggggtttggcggggagggcggccgtttgttgttgttctcagtgaacaggacactcacatgcaaactggcaggcgggtatttcccagttcctcctgcatctctccgccacagcttctccacttggtctcctaactgggaaaccattccatcaaccatcaagcagtccgagtcccattttcctctggaacaaaaggtagcaaggatttggacagagttaaacactaattccagcctcccggtgtaacggctttcctccagtcttctgctgactgcagccctgccctttcatctcccgatggcacaaagcagaaaaaggacactagaggctctgcgcttcgaaggaacacacgagcctgtatgtaagttacttgagaagtaagccaaggaagatgaactttgaagtcaatacctcctaccctgcagcttccaccttaactcaccttgcagcctcttggtcacagtgccatcgccgaagcttggtcagctctttattcagttttcagtacaatttccaaagaaaaacctattatcggctaatccaaggcatgccgcctatgtgctaggcagctagtccaggaaagagagctgacgttagcaagtgacttctatccgacagccagcagagtgcgaggcgtgccaactccatgtaactccaaccatcttacgaaatcacaccacgtacttgggagaaggggacttaggccaatacagttatgaccctctattaccagtcaaggacggagatgattgtttgttaaaaaacacgctttcttctgcttccaaaacaattgttctgtgaacaccctgctttgctgaactggaggtgactgatcctgtcctaatcacatggcctttttcagtagtcagaaattatacacattagccaatgaataaagtagactcccgaaaaatgatgataccaaccaatggtactaagcagaggtagatatcaacgttttaacacaggaaagtaacctctctgttcaacagaacacacgtgtcactgaagtcaagagtattgctggcagcggcattacgcatagcccatgcaactgttgagataaaagccattcccttccacttctgaatttgccgtggaagtgttctagagtcttcctctagctcttaccttgataaacgctcaagtttctgtcgctgaccagtatagcagctctcaatcagaggataattgtagaaagatcttgacaaacgcgtatcgtcatctacaggcaacaaagtagaagcaagttaaagcagtcatatcacacttgtaaacgaaaatttttgcctaaagagacagaagatcgtacaagctaagcatcaagaagcctccaactctgaaagaagccaatcctctttctgcctttgctaaaagaactctaagagacaagactcaattccttcttgccccaagtgccgtttcaaggttacagttcacgcagcattcacaacatgtagggtaagctgaagttcactataaaaaaaaccacccagttctcaaagggaatggttttaaaaccattgtttaaaacaattgtttgtgagacaattaaggctgacaatggaatttctaatccatccaactaaagaaggatttccaaggtgtactttctcctcaagcaactgatagaaagttcaaaacatgcaggtaatgctctcactgtaaaaacaagcattccggtacttgttgtttaatagtactttgtttaaaatctcaagtagttcaagctgtggacacaagcagcgccttgacgtcaggggtccattgctattcctaaaatccacccaggaaagaaactgcctgcctcattctacgccgtgtacttgacaacccagcaaaatctcaacttcacccacagaacttcagcacaccctgccactgaaccagcacgacttcttcctgacgaaaccgttacaaaaacatggctaagcatgcgttcgtgggagtcactcactggatggtcgccttgctacaaacgtatgacaggtcacgcttacctaaaccctctggaaggagaccggatcgacagaaccagatgaccactcgtgcatacaaagaaatgaggccggttaccgcttgcttatttgtcacgtctgcaaaacctgaaaaaaggcaggagatgattagcgttatgcaattccgttcattttcacaaaactcccttcatcctactaaaccaaaagtataaaaatagcacattagaaatctttctctttgcgtttttcatgctgtatcgctttcttatttgaagaaaaaacccactatcaccaccaaaacaaaaagcaacccctataaagaactaaactcactaaaggctaaaataaaaaaaaaaaaacaaaaccccaaagcctgaactactaaatgcacgcaggaataagacatctgtttctcacgtagcagagattcttctgatagcaaagggatattcttttcttttctcaataggccaagaaccatttctaagagaaaaagctgtagaaactcaagtaacttactttgcatgttactcgtttacgcttccttcgtattgtttagcaatttgcaacacggtgtctgcatgcaactagaacttgctagctaagaactcaaaggaataattttcagcaataccacattcggttgctgtaatttcagcccagttgcctacaaagcttctctctggatgtagcctcccccacccccttgcatgagctccaccataaactgttgccctgaactccatgcgtgttttgtggtggtcccaagcgctcagctttaagccccttctcccagctaaatgtgactgtcttccaatcctcaaaaacaacaaaagcccatgttgccacaattccaaatcttaataaaacataccaaagattttgtagcactactacaaaccttttccagtaagctcttgtgcttctgtgagaaaacagtttaagaccgtgctaaggttgctcaaaagcaactggcagcgctggagagaccgtaatgtctgggggtcaatgaagttgcaagagccatcaaacagcggaacaccttttcaagaataaatattaaatcgttagccgacagagcaattccagagtttcaaggcgcacttcaaggaccgcgtNNNNNNNNNNNNNNNNNNNNNNNNNNNNNNNNNNNNNNNNNNNNNNNNNNNNNNNNNNNNNNNNNNNNNNNNNNNNNNNNNNNNNNNNNNNNNNNNNNNNNNNNNNNNNNNNNNNNNNNNNNNNNNNNNNNNNNNNNNNNNNNNNNNNNNNNNNNNNNNNNNNNNNNNNNNNNNNNNNNNNNNNNNNNNNNNNNNNNNNNgcaatatcctatagcggcgtattactgaggaagctcaatcagaaagaacgactttaggtttgcagaatgactacactagtactcacagatttggtcaaattcttcctttgtagagatcacttggttccatgtccactcaagaacaaaccgtaaattaccagcagaccttggctgctctttaaacaaagagaacaaaaaagaaatgaatcaacaggctccaactcaaagaggtaccacgtaaaaaaacaacgttccaagtattaccttcagatatccaatgtttaatgcatccagtcagaagtcccacagaacctgtctggacagcagctgacaatactgcttccagctgctcctcctaaacgtaacagacaaactcaaatgagaaccttacctacttgcaccatgtgaaccatcaacagtaaatgtttctttctaactgtatactcattcagacatcacaaagtcaatcaggacacaggccaggaatgccacgtcctttctcttaattccagccaaaggctggactgctcactgctctgaggaacacattaacacacttctcctctgacatttcaacttactgcagcctaattctaatctttcttcgcgtgcctctgcattacagtcttcacgtactgagttccagcttactacgtccagaaacatcctctgctaatacgcgttacacatctgtgcatataagtttgccatcaggaacgcaggaaggggacaggacaaacacaactgtgcaacgtttgcatggaaacagtgaagctatggccaagcagctttctagaccatgaagacatgaagcagttctgacacccaaaacagtacgttggaattttgtaacgtgacagaaaagaagcaaaacatttacatcctaatggcttaaatgttaggctcttcaaatactgtattatagtgtagtggtaatccttacaaggataaatcacaggtatgcacagacgcgcgatattaagtagtagcttatctcagctggtgttctcgtacttctctcaggtgagaggacccttcataagtttttactttggtttttgggatgggatttggttggttgggtgggtttttttaaacacattcaaaagtatctttcccctctaggcaaaatcatgacattcaaagcgacttctacacatgtagaacacacatgtgatattgccatctttttctgaaaactggtttcagacaaggaaacacaccattggccagcttgccaagaaatgtctttgagctaccacactgtgcagaagcgttcatgtcctaacacacgtccacaaatgtggtgacgaatgcaggagacaggaagaggagggcagcgggaaggctgctctccccttcctgctgattgctccagggaaaggttggtgcattgcaaacggaaaacctatggcagggggagtgaagtcactgtggtggcataaagcacatagaaggtagcgagtgtcatgagataaaggtgattaaggtgttgcagctgcaagagggcagtctcagagcagcaaattgggctactgcagcacaaggcagaggctacagaggtgaagatccgcccggagaggatgcagaaaagcctaccgatgaagggaaaacgagggcaagccgtgaagaaattgccagggagagctgacagcagtaatcctttaccacagcccacttccttggaagcaaatgatcacgtacagtgcagcaagccgacgtctgcaagagctcgcatcccagggagacgcccccatcgtcggctactgcactgaaccactgctttgagaaactgacagggatgggggttactctgggggacacatgcgttatgttgggcatgaccagcactgactgcacgcttccttgtgcgcatctgtgtgtggcaccaaattaagagaggggtctctaaagacagatctcttagggctgttcccggtcaaagtcactactttggatctaaggatacggttacttcagctagctcaggtcaacacctgtatttcaaattggagtatcgtgtcttgtagcccctccagccctgtcagaccagatggatgtatttcccccttgattccctcataggcactcacctgactcaaactggatggctggacgtcaactggtcttggagacagcaagccagctacaagacacctattgtagctctcctgaatggcttcccatattgaagggccagatttcttcaaaaaattcaaggtctgaaacatcgatcgaaaaccacagattaagacagcattgttattccgtcactacgcttctggataacctctaaaaggaagaatctaaatgttcactgacaccgtcagacagcctgaaccactaagatgctttaggttagcaatctgcgtaattaagtcttttctaccttctctgtctatacacaggccttgctctttccctcaacactgacacaaaatacattctatataagctcagctaacatgcaacttcacgctttggaagatcctttctatgcctattcgtatggaagccgattcatgttggaaacatttagtgagctgaaacttcactcaaaattatctgtcacaatctgtgccgtggctcagaagttataatttggccgagtttgggagaaaacaaaattttcactcctcaaacagttatgtgatttttcattttctccattccctccattttcaagagaattggggatcaaaactctaactcaagactatgcaggcagttcgactgaggggcaataaagaagtaacacctttccccgccttctacagtggttttgttcttgctcctggagcaacgttgcattcctttctagacgttcaatccccgatcgtgcctcaagaggagacaacggcagttgtacagtcccaagaggggacctaaaacattaccatttgcatacaactggcgacaggatacaattgcaactatgcgtgtggacgggcaggatgagcatgaaacggtccctaacacggaaagcagtgcaacagaaaacttagaaaagctacatctcctgccactcgcaataaagatacagtaaaagatcacctccttctggaagccggtgcaagtcatgtgaacgactccggaggtcagcaagcacgtaccatctgcagaaacagggaacgtttgacaaccttccgtactctcacagttatggcatgaccactttacattttttacacaccggtatctagaaacatataactgagtgctttgagcttcagttcacagtcatttcaggctataaccagcaccacttcaccggctacattacaaaagcaccaaaactcagccggctgtcagatatgttccacaatagtaaataccttgtcagtacaacgtgatcagagttgggtttgggggggactgggtgtttttttggtttgggttgggttttgaatgacaaacaatgactgaacaagagaaccaatgaatggcatttgacctcattttaagcttatcactctcaaaagcagtgaaatacctaccaaagttatagttgcccggatgaaaaaaccgctcaggtggtggataagaaggaggaactccccgacttagactccgctcatggaccagaatatccaaaaggagcttcggagaagtcacgctcactacggtatccagcgaccacagtgcaaaataggggcactcatgagggaattcttccggccttaaagaaaacaagcgcgtaagctaaatgccgacattcaaatgaattattggcaggcatatggaaaactactgaagaaaaatctaccttagcgaatctggcatttgagcagaataccagcgattaatgtcaaatacacccaggtaagtagatggttttccctgaccgtacgtattcacttgccaactgaagactgagacactggtgtcaggagacgtgactgtaaaagacaagacgttgtttctgacttgtagaaaatacgatagatccgatatttttaaaacaccactttctattttggcttcattctcttctgtcactcgtgaaacacaacacttcctaagagtgattacagtacttacggaatagcaaacatctctgtgataggtttcagtcacactgcccctttttcttgtcccctcgtccagatcactggtcaagatactaaagagaagtggccccagtgcagtgccctggggaacagcacttgtgacgggctaccatctggatgcagatgcggacatcggtttgaagaagggaaaaaattctggtaacattcctaagcaatggagagtttgaacttcttgttcaaagatggcagctggaggagtaaaacgactgaccatcatcatacaaacggccccaccatacatcgcgatagcatgtcagcaagcataaaataaaacccactttttcccttaaagaagtcccacataacttaagcatccattttttcttcgtaaataatcccaacaatctagtctatgcagataggcaagactttcagactgtggggacagaacagcattcgttgcttaggttccaaaagcacttcttttaaaatcaccaaacacggacatcagaacaaaccttcatttacgctatcctctccgtcaacgtcgctgcggaatttttcgacagtctggcagctgattaatttagtactcatctggcctctcaagggaaagactccacccgtgagatctaaactgaacttttcgccacagtattgcaaaccctgggggaaaaaaatcagagaagagagcaaaggtcattctaagataaaaacatacatt containing:
- the LOC134513820 gene encoding protein ELYS-like is translated as MRDLTAEVTSSLLQFPEVTLQALGEDEGTLGSVLCGRFSGGRNGLAWLARGPHLEVVNCVTGERLSAYRFSGVNEQPPTVRVVKEFSWEKRTGLLVGLEDAEGSVLCLYDLGLSRVVKAVVLPGRVTAIEPIANHGGPSVSTQHLHQSLRWLFGVAAVATDAGHLLLVDLSLDDCSCTQNDIEALDLEVVTKNPAEVAQRRETVTSEGRRLCFQLQNASGTAVSALCYISRSNQLVVGFSDGYLSLWNMKTLKREHHSQLEGGRIPVYAVTFQEPENDPHNCCYLWAVQSTQESEGDVVSLHLLQLAFGDRKRVASGQVMYEGLQYCGEKFSLDLTGGVFPLRGQMSTKLISCQTVEKFRSDVDGEDSVNEVTSPDTSVSVFSWQVNTYGQGKPSTYLGVFDINRWYSAQMPDSLRPEEFPHECPYFALWSLDTVVSVTSPKLLLDILVHERSLSRGVPPSYPPPERFFHPGNYNFDGTCLLTSGVVHMTCTGFQKETLNFLKKSGPSIWEAIQESYNRCLVAGLLSPRPVDVQPSSLSQEEQLEAVLSAAVQTGSVGLLTGCIKHWISEEQPRSAGNLRFVLEWTWNQVISTKEEFDQICVPLFDGSCNFIDPQTLRSLQRCQLLLSNLSTVLNCFLTEAQELTGKGFADVTNKQAVTGLISLYARVVIWFCRSGLLPEGLDDDTRLSRSFYNYPLIESCYTGQRQKLERLSRGKWDSDCLMVDGMVSQLGDQVEKLWRRDAGGTGKYPPASLHALLDLYLLESIEENCKHAITIYLLLDIKRSFPSETETSVDSFATAFGMPWGLVKLVEGFWLLDHNDYENSLALLFHPATIKTASWQHKRIIQSLLCQGEHGQALRYIQLMRPPTASSGEVQLLLTVLLSNRCMVEAWGLLHQHAAQANLEDLLKHMYEMCREMGLMEDLLKLPFTDTEQECLEKFLRTSAGVQNQEFLLVYHLQRANYIAALELNQSMNVNLMNDGDHRLTDRAVARNSLLAQYGKILPRIERQLAVERAKLYHLPALASREVSRPKPLTPVRKQAKAGNVRRRPNFLAKILSRIKESWAGMKE